The Lathyrus oleraceus cultivar Zhongwan6 chromosome 5, CAAS_Psat_ZW6_1.0, whole genome shotgun sequence genome includes the window ccatgtagtttggaagacctggcctgttacttggccaggcacctgtctgaagtcctccttaagaggcaatgtctgtgcttgtttatttttgtccccaagcaggaaaagacctttgttaaggcaattggcagacacaagaggtgtgtagtccacctcctactattctgttgagtcgtcccttggctcacatcacatgttgatgccttgtggacattaacccaagatccatgtacagttgtacagttgagtcagtgtcataagtgtagaagggttcccactttctggacccacacttctttgtctgaagctctccctggccagggataagagctgtgaggcacacccctcactcccatttcatctggcttcaccttgactctcaatgtcaaggttaagagctaacatcacctgatacagttgacttgctttggcagtctaacccttgtttgagccacctctgtttggatatagtgtgtgctatttgtgattgtttgctttgattgctttgcctgtttaggattagcttgctgcctgtgcaagttaggatagaaaccataacatagggcaatgatgcatgataacatctaggctcgagtccatctccctagtagtgtgtctccctttgtatctggttagaatttctttcccattcaggggaactacgtcgccctgatcctcataccagatgaggtacgtaggcaggagaccgtgcgaggtctctccgggcaccctttttctctttttgtgtgtgtttgcttgacagttgctaggctcgagtgtctgactccttagtaacttgttgtttgtttgttaaccctctcgtgtgtcaggatatggatgtaagaccagcgattggctgtccgtatcctgagtgtgtttgtttggttcggaatctgatgtaagtccagcgattggcgttcggattccgagtttgcctgtgtttgtgtgtgtcttgtttggcgtgcgtgagccgaactacggcagctctgattctcgttccagacgagatacgtaggcatatgatgcgatatcctagcgagccctctcccctctttccccatctgtgttgtcttcagtgtgtgtgtgtgtgatgtttgttttagcaacctttttctatcttttagagcgtggatcccgtcgagtacgacggatgggtaggggtgctaataccttcccttcgcataaccgactcccgatcccattctctttggtcgcgagaccatgtttttcccaggtttacttcgagcgtttcctttccttttttgggataaataacgcacggtggcggctctgtgttgtttttgtttcagcccgccggttgtttttcgcggatgcgacagctggcgactctgctggggactacagaagttgacctctcgctggtccatcttccctaagcgagtctctcctagcgttctaggatagtttaggttgcttttgttgctttatttattgcaattgattattatgttgtgtatatatttacataaatatttgcatgcatcatagtatcatgttgccgtcctctgtgcaggtggttcccctgttttggggtgggtgttctgagtggggctaaaacccaggctcgagtatacacctaggattagtgtggtctcacgttcctcacatgttggttgggcatgttgttgcgacgtgacataccacaagccggacgaggttcatctgagagtgctcttcctcagtgggattttccactttggttgggttacctcttttgagctattgacttcggtgaccgatctttcccggatctttggtttaggcGATCTTTAGAGAGCTGCAGCGGTAgacccgaaagggcaaacccgcTGAGTATCTTTGCCtgattgtcgagactattatccgccttaggatgacctgtttagaatttacctgtgaggggagggtgattcttacagatgcatgttcagatggtgactttgatggtgactgatggttccgttgatcagagtcatatttataagtcggatttatggccatttatttctgagacgccggagtgctgtccgtgttatttatcaatggggatccgtttatttcaggattcccggggccgattcagagggttgtggttatctgctcagagattgtctggtgatgatggtgatgtatctttcagttccgttaATTTCGGAACCCTCAAGTCGGATTTGTGATTAtatattccttcagatggttgtgatcagttcagagatcagggtttcagtgcaacagatgatcagatgacttggaggatggcacagtgcattgcattcattcatcaacatcatcatattttgcatttatctgcatctaacacatgtttatccatatgcagggatatttttgatcgagatcctggttgaggGACTTCTTGCTCAGACATGAGGCCCGGCTTGAAAGATGATGTTACCTatagcttctttgacccagagatcagtgtgctgaaggatatgatagcattgattgcacccgaccatgtggggatgtttcgtgaggcatacggtggtattctgaagatggttttcagactcactgacagagataggagtgccatccatactctcctacagttctatgatcctgatttgaggtgtttcgtcttcccagattacttattggggcctctgatggaggattatgctggtatcttgggcattcagatcagaaaccaggttcctttctatgctactaaggaagagcCTGATATTGGAGGAATTTtccgtgctctttatttgagtccggagatggttaaggggagtctgaaagagaaggggaagttgcctggtttccatctgagtttcctagaggctaaggCTAAGGAGCATGCTAAGTTGGGTAACTGGGAAGctgtttgtgctttgattgctgcgggcatttatgggatcattctgtttcctaatcagaagagcttcgtggatattaatgccattcacttgtttgttcagaggaatcctatcccTACCTTGATCGaagatgtctattactcggtccacaatcggaacgagaagaggcgtgggggattgatttGATGTTGCACTCagttgctatacaagtggtttatgggatatttgcctaccaggggtgcttttgttcttcttggccaaaatgtcaattgggcgaccaagctgatgggtttgagggccaaagacatagcttggactcacagtagtggggttggacaagacttcatttgcagttgtgggggttttcccaatgtgccacttataggagttcagggttgcattaattataacccgacacttcttaagagacaaatgggattcgctatggagcttcctccatccactaaaaatatgataatggatggattggatgaattttattctttaatggatggattggattgaatatttttaaaaataaattagtGGATTGTTAATGGACTAATGGATTGTTTTGATTCATCTATTAAAAATCCAATCCATAttcatccaatccatccattttgccacccctactCAAAACAAATAATCCACCAATATGCATCTTCTTCCCTATCAAACAATAACATGATCGTGAGTAGGGGTGACAATTGGATCCATTAAGACAAAATTCATCTAATTCATCCATCAAAAAAATTCATCCAATTTATCCActatataaaaattaaattaatgGATTGGATTAAATCCATCCATTTATAAGCATGGATTCATCAAATCCATCCAACACAATTTAATGATCCAATAGACTTTTTTTTATCAAATTTTGAAAGAATAATTTTTTTCAAATACtaaaacttttttttttaaaaactacaaaattaattttttccaaaaaaaaatgattttttccaaaaatttaaaaatcttttttggaaaataccaaaattcgattttattttcgaaaaaattatatttttacgaatataaacttttttttttgaaaaaaaaatgatttttaaattaAGTTTTTctaaaagtacaaaaatatgtttttttcTCGAAAAAAAATGACTTTTCTCAGAAAAAAACTGAATTTTTTCCATtaaaatacaaaataaaaataagtaattttcaaaaaggaaaaaaatcaattttttcaaaaataaaaaaattaatatttaaaatacgattttctaaaaaaaaataaaaaaattcaaagaaaataatggatggatggatatccatccactaaaaatatgataatggatggattggatggattttatttataatggatggattggattaGATATTTTACAAAAAGTTTTAGTGGATTGTTAATGGACTAATGAattgttttgatccatccatTAACGATCCAATCCATATTCATCTAATTCATCTATTTTGTCACCCCTAATCGTGAGTTTAAGCGGAATTGAGAGCACCAATTGTTAGGATGCTAGAATAATAACACTAACAAGACTAATAAAAGCCGGAAATTTTACACTATAAAGAAGACAAATAAAACTATGAGAGAGATAAATTAAGCTAATAAAGATAATTTTCATTTGATTtctttttgatattttttaatgtgtcatatatatatatatatatatatatatatatatatatatatatatatatatatatatattcaacaATATTTAAAGATTTTAAGAACATTTTAAAAAacatataaaataaaataataattaatataaatTCAATTTCTAAACTAATATCTTAATTATCTAAAATTAACTCCATAATATTTTATGTTGTTTTAATcttttatattatattatttgTCCCTTAAAAAATGTATTTTTGTATATAATTAATGTTCTTAGTTCTATTATAGAGTTAGATTTGACTTTTTATATTTTTgtatataaaaaatataaatagaAAAGGATAAATtgtaaaaaataaaaatcatttttaattaaaatagtaAAGATAAATTGGTTCTGATGGAATTGGTGTTAAAATTTCCCAAAACCATCCTTAAAAAATGTGTACAAATGaataattgtaactcaaaaaaTGGAACCGCGCTAAGCCCAAGCATAGCTCGCTTAGCGCGATTAGCAAAATAAACTTAAACCATCTTGGTTCACGCTAAGCGCTCTCCTAGCGCATATTTCCATATTTCTTCCTTCCTTTTATTTCTCTAAGCGCACTAGGATTGCGCTAAGCCCGCTTTGCAAAACTTTGAATCTTCCAAAATGCAACTTTGGGTCTTGCTTTATGCTAGCAAGTATCCAAGGCTTCCAATAGGCTATAAAGCATACAAATTACACAAATTTGATCAAACAAAAGATATTTACATGAAAATGCAAACTACATAATTATTTACATAAAAGTTGAGGTTTAACTAAGAAAATCAAATGAGACAAGTTAATAAGTGTCACTAAACTACACACATATTTAACATAATTTTGGCACTTATCACTTGTCAAACCTCTTCCTTTCACCTCTAAAGTTTCCTTGACCATTATGTTTGTTGTAGCTGCTCTTACCTCTTTAACAAGTCAAATTCTTTAAATTTGGGGACTCTCTTCCAcgaaaattctgaaaattctcTTTGTTCTTCATGGGCTATTTTCCTTTTTATCTCTTGTCCTTTTCATTAAAATGAGCTTGCAAAGCGATCTCTATTTTTGCCTTATCGTTATTCCTCTCTTCAATCCTTTGCTCATGAGTCTCAAGAGAACTTTGCAGCTCCTATTTGCTCATCGTTGCAAGATCATTCGAATCCTCAATCGCCACAACTATGTTGTCAAATCTTGGTGTTAAAAAACACAAGATTTTAGCGACAACATACTGTTTCGTAACAGTTTATCCGCATGCCTTTACTTGATTCACCAACTGAGAGATTCTCGTTGAGaaattgttgattgtctctttTTCCTTCATTTGAATCAATTCGAGCTAACatttgtgagtttgtaacctcaccatGTTTTCCTTGTCAGCCCCTACATAGGCCTTCTCTAAGACCTCACACGCTTGCTTTGGTGATTCATAATCACCAACTTCTTAAAGTTGTCAccatcaacacattgatggatcaAGAACAACGCTTTGAAGTATTTCTTCTTCTCTTCCTTGGACGTTGCTTGTTACGTCTCTGTAGCATTTTGAATAAGTGGGGTAGCATTattcttgatcacttcaagaacatcttggTAGCCAAATAACACCTTCATTTGCTTGCACCATTTATCGTAGTTCTTTGCATAAAGGATAAGTAGGTTTGCAGGAATTCTTTCATTGGAGACATAATTCATGTTGCACACAAGGTGTTGGTGGATCTAAATCAGGCTTTTGATGTGAAATGTTATAACAAGACACCACAAGATTGGTGACCAATGGTGGAGAAATTTAGGATGTGGAGAGTGAAAGAggagaattgagagagagagagagagagagagagagagagagagagagagagagagagagagagagagagattgagTGTGAGATATTGTAATTGCATTAACTTGGATGAGTGTGCATCTAAAATATTTATATATGAGTTACAACTTGATTGGGAATTGAAATTGATTAAGTAAAATAATACAAATTACAAAATATCGCGCTTGTAATCGATTAATCAAAGTGGTTAACCGGTTACACCCGACACTGAACAATATTAGAAATTAAATCAGCttcagtggtaaccggttaaccaaaatTGTTAACCGATTACACCCAACACTAAATAATATTAGAAATTAAACCAGCTTCAGTGGCAACTGTTTAACCAAAATTATTAACCGGTTACACCCGACACTGAATAATATTAGAAATTAAATCAACttcagtggtaaccggttaaaCAAAACTGTTAACCGATTACATCTGCAAAAATACAATATTTTTGCTACTGGAATGAATCTCAGATCTTATGTAACCGATTACTTACCCGTATTAACCAATTACAACATTTGAATTTCTTGAAAACATCAACAAAAACATCATACTTTTTTGGGTTGCAATGTTAATATCATATGTAATATCCTAAATTTTTTACTCAAATACcccacattttcaaaaaaaatcccaaaataatcCAGTTTTTAAATAATTTCCCAAACTACCCCAGTTTCAAAAAAAATGTTAAGGCGTAGGTGCTAGACCCATTGGCTCCAACCCTTAATTTTTAAGAGGCGAcgtcaattgaattggctacAACACATGGTGCTGCCAATTCAATTGGCACCCATGTGTAGTAAatgagaggaggcgccaattggtttggcgcctcAGTGTTATGTGTAATTTTTTTggtataaatagaggtgttgtgtgattcATTATTCCACATCTCTTTTTATTATATTTCAAACATGTTTCTTATTCGTCGCCGCTATagaaaagtgatttattcgagagacaagcctCCGATGGAGATGCTCTTCTGAAACATTTGTTGTTTCGGTCAACTAAAGAGGAAGCTGGTttgttggttagatggaaaaataccagaagaggaaaaattagaagtattgagagactcgatgGCGTACGTGGTTGGGTGCGAGTAAAAACTGATAAGGATTCtttgtgttgtttatttagaCTTGTTCGGATTTAAGTGTGCTTATGTTGGAGagatgtttgttgttaaccttgttgtaactaaaagttattaatatataaaaatcaaagcttacaaaaattgaaaggaggtactaaattatgatgcagaggTAGCTCCTAGATTGAGACATTTTTTCTTATTGTGTCCGGGTTGACGACATATAttacataatcttatcattttatcaatCGTATCCATTCTGTTCGAATACGCGTGCTGTTtggccgtccttttttctttcttcacaTCTCATTGTTGTGTCAAACTATGTCCCCTTCATATGGAGGTCAGTATTCCTCCATTTCTAGCACTGAGAAGCTTTCgttatacacattcatgacggTAATGACCTTGTAAACACCGgatagatggttgtaagcgtccTGACGAGTATGTGCACATGtcgcaatgacatgggagcaaggaatacggaaGGCCTGGAACTTTCCATAGTCACACTAACTTCTATTTAGTCTGATAGCGGATAAATTTGGCccccctcattgtggtccattgtttcctgtacactgaaattttgcctatgacggtcaaagattgTAACCGCATGTGTGCTAGCTTtaatattttcctctttcatcactttcatacaacattcactgaataatTGACCTGACATTAACATTGCATTCCATCTTCCACCTCTGGTTACGAAAGGTAGatgccaacctaaaataggttgttctgaccaatgtggttattggtagatttctaatgcctttgaatatgtcgttcatgcattccacaaggtttgttaTCATGTTACCCCgtcgacaacctctgtcaaatgcccttgtccactgctctaaTGGTATGCTATCTACCCACCTTCTTGCATCtgcattagacaatctaatttcgTCACGGTAATGTTtaaatgacggctgagttagagcataccctgcATTCACCATTTTTTTGCGAAGGTTCTTGTCTTTTATTGTatgcatgaaattttgtgtgatatgtctaatgcaatagacatggaTAGAAGGAGAATCATGCCATccgttatcatggttattgtaagcgCTCTCAATGACAGTATctctatctgaaatcaaacagagatttcccaggcaacttacacacaagaaggttcaacatctaaccccaacaacattgtcaacTGATTATTCACAACTCCCTATCCATCAAAATTTCTTatccacaaacacacaaacctaCGACCCTAACATGCGaaacacccaaccacaataccaagagcataccccataccaccaccaacaagtaGATCATCATCAAGATACCCAACATCGTTATGCACCCAACGCATCACCCTATCATAGCAGCCTTAGTCaaacactcaacgatcatttaacaccaaccgtccctcctcctactatagccaagaagcctaaacatcacaaaaccaaaacatgcaacaaccatatggctaccaaacaccacaacatcatttcaacctttccttGATGCATCATTCACACTATTGTCTCCCTTCAATTGTCCTGGTCGCCCTCCAATAATTCgaacacaacccaactactcttGCATGAGTCAcgaactcagctatggcggtagCGCTTCATTGCATACACAAGACTATGCAGATTTATCTAAATATCTTAGAAAATCTCCTGCATGGGTGGTGATGTTCTTGGGTCCTCAGACACTCAAACGCatggggtgaatcatcaacgtgaGTTAGGGCCACAATTCGGGTAGCTAagggatgtgggaccggaggtcggttaggtcattccggtcaacgacattagtcttttttgtgtaaacgcgtattaatattaatatcaattggtctgatttcgacttttatctaaaatgtataatatttttttaaaaagatTACGAAACACACAGGTGTCAGACCAATTGACGTATCCTTTTTATAAATTAACACACAtacgccaattggattgacaacactaGGTGCACTAGATCCAATTGGCGCCAcctctctaagtttaagagcAGACGCCAATTCATCTGACACCACCTCTTCAAAGTGGGGTATTTTGGAAAATAATCTGAAAAATGagttattttgattttttttttgaaaaattgaaTTATTTGAATCAAAAATTCTAATATCctatattttttatatttatttattttcatcTTATTCTACCACTTACACACATTTAAAcacataaaaacaaaaatttaatGTATTTGACATAAAAGTTTCGGTGTAAAATAGTATTCTTTTAATTTTCTTAATAGTATAAATGTCAAATTTTGAATATTTATAATGTATAAATAGAACATTACGATTTCAAATCTCCATCCCAGAATAAATTACTCTGGATTAAGAAGAGAAATTAACATTTATCTTAATATAATAAAACATCATGAATGGAAaggaagagaaaaatattttttaacaaAACTAGAAACAAGATAGAGTTTTGAAACCAAACCTTTTGTCCTTTTTATTCGTCTATTACAATCCAATTCGGAATCGTGCACCTAACTCTTATTTATATATATTTACACACAAAACACAATTCATTTCTCGAACGAGGTTCTCTTCCATCACAGAATGGATAGCATAGATAGAGATAATGATAATAATGACACTCTTGTCCAATCTCTGTTGCCAAAAGAAATTTCATCCATTCAACCTAAGGAAGAGGAGGAAGAAGAAGTATTTGGGAAGAAGCTTTGGATTGAAACTAAGAAACTATGGGTGATAGTGGGTCCCGCTATCTTCAGCCGCATCGCGTCATTCACCATGAACGTCGTTAGTCAAGCTTTCGCCGGTCACTTAGGAGAAGTTCAACTCGCCTCCATCACCATCGCCAACACCGTCATCGTTGGCTTCAACTTCGGCCTCCTCGTAAGTCCTTCTTTCCTAAGTTCCTAGCATTATTTTATGCTGCAATATTGTTGATAAAATATGTGATGATGATAGATTAACTTGTGTGATGTGATGTTTATGATGGAAAATGAAATAGTTGGGAATGGCAAGTGCATTGGAGACACTTTGTGGACAAGCGTTTGGTGCAAAACGACATAACATGTTAGGAATATATATGCAAAGATCTTGGATTGTTCTATTCGTATGTTGTTTTCTTTTGCTGCCGTTTTATGTCTTTGCTACTCCATTTCTCAAACTTATAGGACAACCCGACGACGTGGCGGAATCGAGTGGTATTGTAGCTATATGGCTTATACCTTTGCATTTCAGTTTTGCCTTTCAGTTTCCTCTTGCGAGGTTTTTGCAGTGCCAGCTGAAAACAGGTGTGATTGCATGGGTTTCTCTGTTGGGTTTGGTGGTGAATGTTGTATTGAGTTGGTTGTTGGTTTATGTTTGGGAGTTTGGAGTTATTGGTGCTGCTATTGCTTTGGATGTTTCATGGTGGGTACTGGTTTTTGGAATGTTTGGTTACACAGTTTGTGGTGGCTGTCCTTTAACTTGGAATGGTTTTTCAATGGAAGCATTTTCTGGTCTTTGGGATTTCTTCAAACTGTCATTAGCTTCGGGGGTGATGCTTTGTTTAGAGAATTGGTATTACAGGATACTTTTGCTTATGACTGGCCAGTTAGAAAATGCAACGGTTGCGGTTGATGCATTGTCTGTATGGTAAGTTATTAGTCACAAACAAGTATTTGAATTTTACAAGTATTTATTAGTGTTGTTGAGGAATGTGGTGGTTTTGATTGCAAGTTATATAAGTATCTATTAGTGTTGTTGAGGAATGTGGTGGTTTTGCAGTATGACTATCAATGGATGGGAAATGATGATTCCTCTTGCTTTCTTTGCTGGTACCGGGTATGctattttttgttttgtttagtTCATAATCTTTTTACAATATCATTTGCATTGAAATTTAAGTATAGAATAGAAGTTTGTACCTAATTATTGTCTCTTTCTAGTGATTTTTTTATTCTTTGTATTTTAAAAATGGATTTTATAATATGCATCTTTTAAAATATTACAAATTTTtttatattctttttttttttctaaattaaaaattaattttgacATTCTATAATATAAACATATATTATTGAAGATAAAAATATAGTCGAAATCATAATTTTTTGAAAAAACTTATCTCAAAAACGATTTTTAtaaaaaactatttgaaataatttcaaaattaagtgatttttttgaaatttggatatatttaaaaaaattaagaatAAAAAAAGTCGTGAAGAAGTTCCACATTAGTTATAAATGTGGAGatttgagcatttataagtgagagaaaTCCACACATCTATACCTTAAtattttggatgaatatgtggtaTCTCTCTCACTTATGTGTTGTTCTTGATCCAATGTTGATGCTCCTTCACATGACCCAAGAAATGGTATTCAtttactccctccgttcctttataagtgtcactttcttgcaaaaaaaaattgtttctttttaattgtcattTGCAAAGTTCAAAGTAGTATTAATtgcaattttgtcaaaattatccatagataattaattattaaagagagaaaaaaagtaaagtgaatgtaataaataattaagggtattataggtaaaagaagaattgtagtttgaaaagtaacaataatgattagtTTCATTGATATGTGTAAAAAGTTAAAAAATGACACTTCAAAAGGAATGGAGGGAGTAACACTTTCACACATATTAAGAAATATgataaataaaagaaaataataattttagTAAGATTGTGAAAATACATATTTTCTTATATAGTGACAATTATCATGGAATATATGATTATTAGTGGTTATATGATTATTAGTTTTAATTATTTTGGCCTGTTTTCAGAATGACACACTAATAAACTCGACTTCATGCGGATACTAAATAGTAGCCATGAAAGAAAATTTAACTTTTTAACATGATTTTTCAAATGAAAGTTACCAAGTGATGACACAAATTACAGGGTGCGGGTGGCGAACGAATTTGGAGCAGGAAAAGGAAAGTCAGCAAAATTTGCAATGCAAGTATCAGTGATACAATCAACTGTGATTGGATTAGTCTTCTGTGTTCTCATAATGATATTTCAGAGACAATTTGCATATATTTTCACCTCAAGCCCTTCTGTTCTTCAAGCTGTTAACGATATGTCAATCCTCTTAGCAGCCACCATTCTTCTCAATAGCGTTCAACCTGTTCTATCGGGTAAAAAGGATCGATCAACTTAATTCAATAAGTAATTCTACTTAATAATTGATTATTAAAATGCATGCATGCATGCAGGTGTAGCCGTTGGTTCGGGTTGGCAAGTATTTGTAGCATACATAAATATTGGATGCTACTATTTAATTGGACTCCCACTTGGAATTATCATGGGATGGGTCTTCAACACTGGTGTTGAAGTAAGTAATAATAATTCATTAAGATAATCACTTATATTATATTATGTTTATCCTTTGAATAATATGTTAATATATGGTGGTGTGACATTAGGGCATATGGGGTGGGATGATATTTGGTGGTACAACAATCCAAACTTTGATACTCATCATAATTACAGTTCGGTGTGATTGGGAAAAGGAGGTAAACTATATACATTTCAACTTAAACCTTAATTATCTTATGTTACTCATTTGTTTAATATATATCTTATGATATTGATTAATGCAGGCAGAGAAGGCAGGCTCACGTGTAAACAAGTGGTCAGTAATTAAATCAGCTGCAGATCACTGATTAATAATTGGATTAAACTAATGTACCAGTTGATTTTTTTTACAGAATTGTTGTTTTAGTTAATTAAGCAGTGGTGTTAATCTTCAATATGAATAAGACAATTATATCTTGTTTAGTTAGATCACCGCTAATCAAAATTGTCCTATAAAAATGATGAATTCATTACCAAAAGTAGTTTTTCTCTAATATTCTCTTATTTGATCACCACCTTGACTGTAATCTTTTTCCAATTTCTAGGTGTGATCCATTTTGAGTTTAATTTTTATATGTTTAGTGCATGAAGGCAACACATGATTTTTAGTAAGACCGATAGCGTTAGTGTTATTGTATTTGATTGGAATGCAACCGAGTTTTAAATC containing:
- the LOC127088313 gene encoding protein DETOXIFICATION 27: MDSIDRDNDNNDTLVQSLLPKEISSIQPKEEEEEEVFGKKLWIETKKLWVIVGPAIFSRIASFTMNVVSQAFAGHLGEVQLASITIANTVIVGFNFGLLLGMASALETLCGQAFGAKRHNMLGIYMQRSWIVLFVCCFLLLPFYVFATPFLKLIGQPDDVAESSGIVAIWLIPLHFSFAFQFPLARFLQCQLKTGVIAWVSLLGLVVNVVLSWLLVYVWEFGVIGAAIALDVSWWVLVFGMFGYTVCGGCPLTWNGFSMEAFSGLWDFFKLSLASGVMLCLENWYYRILLLMTGQLENATVAVDALSVCMTINGWEMMIPLAFFAGTGVRVANEFGAGKGKSAKFAMQVSVIQSTVIGLVFCVLIMIFQRQFAYIFTSSPSVLQAVNDMSILLAATILLNSVQPVLSGVAVGSGWQVFVAYINIGCYYLIGLPLGIIMGWVFNTGVEGIWGGMIFGGTTIQTLILIIITVRCDWEKEAEKAGSRVNKWSVIKSAADH